From a single Acidobacteriota bacterium genomic region:
- a CDS encoding polysaccharide deacetylase family protein, which produces MNEGSVKILEPQTAGEVVGETPSFAARARSWVKAVFFFIYLYCGYVQLRDYCLALLGRSRAVVLYYHRLGKADVLTRAPEQFSEDLNYLKQHYDCISLRELCQRLQSKQAFRRRAVVITFDDGYRDNYLLAAPMLKKAGITATFFVSTGYMGTERDFLHDLRDEKEVSEKPLRFPKLTWDDLREMEREGFEIGSHTVNHTNMGKTDKVSIEREIVGSLAMLNCELNERPRAFSFPWGKPDDISDYALEIVRQAGYYTAVSAYGGSNTRGANLFNIHRVDVGNGELSRLAMRARVAGFDPDFYRLKLKNRNI; this is translated from the coding sequence ATGAACGAAGGCTCAGTAAAAATTTTAGAACCGCAAACTGCTGGTGAAGTTGTTGGAGAAACGCCATCATTTGCGGCACGGGCGCGTTCCTGGGTTAAAGCAGTTTTCTTTTTCATCTATCTCTATTGCGGCTATGTGCAATTGCGCGATTATTGTCTGGCGTTACTTGGTCGTTCACGCGCCGTGGTGCTGTATTATCATCGACTCGGTAAAGCCGATGTGTTGACCCGCGCGCCGGAACAATTCAGCGAAGACCTCAACTATTTAAAGCAACATTACGACTGCATCAGCCTGCGCGAACTGTGCCAGCGTTTGCAAAGTAAACAGGCGTTTCGTCGTCGCGCTGTGGTCATAACCTTCGATGATGGGTATCGCGACAATTACCTGCTGGCGGCGCCGATGTTGAAAAAAGCTGGAATTACCGCAACATTTTTCGTTTCCACTGGATATATGGGAACCGAGCGCGACTTTCTACATGATTTGCGAGATGAAAAAGAAGTTTCAGAAAAACCGCTGCGGTTCCCGAAACTGACTTGGGATGATTTACGTGAGATGGAACGCGAGGGGTTTGAAATCGGTTCGCATACCGTCAATCACACGAATATGGGAAAAACGGATAAAGTGAGCATTGAACGGGAAATTGTCGGCTCACTTGCAATGCTGAATTGCGAACTCAATGAACGACCGCGCGCTTTCTCGTTTCCCTGGGGGAAACCCGATGACATTTCCGATTACGCGCTGGAAATCGTCCGGCAAGCCGGTTATTACACCGCCGTGTCGGCGTATGGCGGAAGCAATACGCGCGGCGCAAATCTATTCAACATCCATCGCGTGGATGTTGGCAACGGTGAACTGAGCCGCCTTGCGATGCGCGCCCGGGTTGCAGGTTTTGACCCGGACTTTTATCGGTTGAAATTAAAAAATAGAAATATCTAA